The following proteins come from a genomic window of Synechococcus sp. BIOS-E4-1:
- a CDS encoding GTP 3',8-cyclase MoaA → MIAAFPPIDQRARALGVLRLSLTARCNLACPYCCPDAEDPPGLLSLEQQLRLIRVASRLGAHTLRLTGGEPLLSDRLLPLLEQVACGRATPGDPLQGLRQVALTSNGVLLTQERALALRAAGLDRITISLDAVEAVVVARMAGLRGGEPAGARLIQQVLAGLEAARSAGFDPASGALKLNAVIQRGVNDDQLIPLAMLARQQGLELRLIEYMDVGNRNGWAMEQVLPAAVMIDRISRHWPLLSLGRSPGGTALRWRYRDGAADIGVIASISEPFCGDCNRLRITADGQAFTCLFASCGTDLKPALTSDDDLERAICSLWQQRLDQYSEEGRAASGSAAHAEMAYLGG, encoded by the coding sequence ATGATTGCCGCATTTCCCCCGATTGACCAGCGGGCTCGAGCGCTCGGGGTGCTGCGGTTGTCGCTCACGGCCCGCTGCAATCTGGCCTGTCCCTATTGCTGCCCTGATGCTGAGGATCCTCCTGGGCTGCTCAGTCTTGAGCAGCAATTGCGCCTCATCCGGGTTGCTTCCAGGCTGGGAGCACACACCCTTCGGCTCACTGGAGGCGAACCGTTGCTGAGTGATCGGTTGCTGCCGCTACTTGAGCAGGTGGCTTGCGGGCGTGCCACTCCTGGAGACCCCTTGCAGGGTTTGCGTCAGGTGGCACTCACCAGCAACGGTGTGTTGCTGACGCAGGAACGGGCTCTTGCTCTGCGCGCTGCTGGTCTTGATCGGATCACTATCAGTCTCGATGCGGTCGAGGCTGTGGTGGTGGCGCGTATGGCTGGTCTGCGCGGTGGGGAACCAGCCGGAGCCCGCCTGATTCAGCAGGTGCTGGCTGGTCTTGAGGCAGCTCGTTCTGCAGGATTTGACCCTGCTTCTGGGGCCCTAAAGCTCAATGCGGTGATCCAGCGGGGCGTCAACGACGATCAGTTGATTCCTCTGGCGATGTTGGCGCGTCAGCAAGGGCTGGAGCTGCGCTTGATCGAATATATGGATGTGGGTAATCGCAACGGCTGGGCCATGGAGCAGGTTCTGCCTGCCGCCGTGATGATTGATCGCATCAGCCGCCATTGGCCGTTGTTGTCACTCGGGCGCTCCCCAGGTGGCACCGCCCTGCGCTGGCGTTATCGCGATGGCGCCGCAGACATCGGTGTGATCGCCTCAATCAGTGAGCCCTTTTGTGGAGACTGCAACCGCCTGCGCATCACCGCTGATGGGCAAGCCTTCACTTGTCTGTTTGCATCCTGTGGAACAGATCTGAAACCGGCTCTGACCAGTGACGACGACCTGGAGCGAGCAATTTGCTCTCTCTGGCAGCAGAGACTCGACCAGTACAGCGAAGAGGGCCGGGCGGCTTCCGGGAGCGCCGCTCATGCAGAGATGGCTTATCTGGGGGGCTGA
- a CDS encoding circularly permuted type 2 ATP-grasp protein, whose product MFTDYRPSVGYDEYFCSGTACPRKNLAPLLSSLGQIGLPELKRNHASASNLLRRLGATFRLNDSGQEGSERILPFDPLPRLIALSEWKALEQGLLQRLEAIDCFLADVYGSQLIIRDGVIDREDVESSSGWLPQMQGIELPFNRWCHISGLDLIRDGDGHWRVLEDNLRCPSGVAYFLENRRVMKRLFPSLFEGRTVKPIDDYPSHLFRTLQDLAPWSDSPQVVILTPGVLNSAYFEHSYLAQQMGIPLVEGRDLICEDNSVWMRSTNGRTRVDVIYRRIDDDFLDPTVFRKDSMLGVSGLMDVLRQGRLSIANAPGTGVADDKLIYAHVPAMIRYYLGEEPVIENVHTYLCARSEDRQFVLDNLEQLVVKSVAEAGGYGMLIGPQASRSELADFDSKIRENPRNFIAQPTLQLSTVPSLSEGELYPCHVDLRPYVLRGKSNWVSPGGLTRVALKRGSLVVNSSQGGGCKDTWILDEQRVTTEQKREAALC is encoded by the coding sequence ATGTTCACCGACTACAGACCATCGGTCGGCTACGACGAATATTTCTGCAGTGGTACAGCCTGTCCCCGTAAGAATCTGGCCCCCCTGCTCAGTTCACTGGGACAGATTGGCCTGCCGGAACTGAAACGCAACCATGCCTCTGCAAGCAACTTGCTACGCCGGCTTGGAGCCACCTTTCGCCTCAATGACTCTGGCCAGGAGGGTAGCGAACGGATTCTTCCATTCGATCCCCTGCCTCGACTGATTGCCCTTAGCGAATGGAAGGCCCTGGAGCAGGGACTGCTGCAACGATTGGAGGCCATCGACTGCTTCCTCGCCGACGTCTATGGCTCTCAGCTGATCATTCGTGACGGCGTCATCGACCGTGAGGACGTGGAGAGTTCATCAGGCTGGCTCCCCCAGATGCAGGGCATTGAACTGCCGTTCAATCGTTGGTGCCACATCTCAGGCCTGGACCTGATTCGCGATGGCGACGGCCACTGGCGTGTACTGGAAGACAACCTGCGCTGTCCGTCAGGCGTTGCCTACTTCCTCGAAAACAGACGGGTCATGAAACGCCTTTTCCCCAGCCTGTTCGAGGGGCGCACCGTCAAACCCATTGACGATTACCCGTCCCACCTGTTTCGAACCCTCCAGGACCTGGCTCCCTGGAGCGATTCACCACAGGTTGTGATCCTGACTCCAGGGGTTTTGAACAGTGCTTACTTCGAGCACAGCTACCTGGCCCAGCAAATGGGCATCCCATTAGTCGAAGGAAGGGATCTGATCTGCGAGGACAATAGTGTTTGGATGCGCAGCACGAACGGTCGCACGCGAGTGGATGTGATCTATCGCCGCATCGACGACGACTTCCTCGATCCAACCGTTTTTCGCAAAGACTCCATGCTGGGAGTCTCCGGCCTCATGGATGTGCTGCGTCAGGGCAGGCTCTCCATCGCCAATGCGCCGGGAACAGGAGTTGCCGATGACAAGCTCATCTATGCCCATGTGCCGGCAATGATTCGCTACTACCTCGGTGAGGAGCCAGTCATCGAGAACGTTCACACCTATCTGTGCGCACGGTCAGAGGATCGCCAGTTCGTCCTCGACAACCTTGAACAGCTAGTGGTGAAATCCGTTGCCGAAGCAGGGGGCTACGGGATGCTGATCGGACCGCAGGCAAGCCGCTCAGAATTGGCCGACTTCGATTCGAAGATCAGGGAGAATCCACGCAACTTCATCGCCCAGCCAACGCTTCAGCTCTCCACCGTGCCATCGCTCAGCGAGGGGGAGCTTTACCCATGTCATGTGGATCTTCGCCCTTACGTGCTGCGTGGAAAAAGCAATTGGGTCAGCCCAGGTGGACTCACCCGTGTTGCCCTAAAGCGAGGTTCTCTAGTGGTGAATTCCTCCCAGGGTGGCGGCTGCAAGGACACCTGGATTCTGGATGAACAGCGGGTCACAACGGAGCAGAAAAGGGAGGCCGCCCTGTGCTGA
- a CDS encoding type 1 glutamine amidotransferase, with translation MVQHVDHEGPDLIRELAIQRGMSIQTIRPDLGEVLLDPASLPNTIAVVLGGPMGVNDRNEPHMKWLQRELEWLSIWHQQKKPVLGICLGAQLLAVAAGGSVGPLEVGDPPQALKELGIGAIHWLRNSKEEPLLDGLDPSALVLHWHGDRIRLPHDATLLGSSLHCPEQVFRIGRHAFGLQCHLEISGPNLERWIQSDAAYIVSAMGSNGANRLRSDWEQLGGYLQQSGSQLFSNMFNELQNISSH, from the coding sequence GTGGTTCAGCACGTTGATCATGAGGGTCCTGATCTGATTCGTGAACTCGCGATTCAACGGGGAATGAGCATCCAGACGATCCGTCCAGATCTCGGCGAAGTCCTGCTCGATCCAGCCAGCCTCCCGAACACGATTGCTGTGGTGCTTGGCGGCCCGATGGGGGTGAACGACCGCAATGAGCCACACATGAAGTGGCTTCAACGCGAGCTGGAATGGTTATCGATCTGGCATCAGCAGAAAAAACCCGTGCTGGGAATCTGTCTGGGTGCCCAGCTGCTCGCTGTGGCGGCTGGAGGATCGGTGGGACCACTCGAGGTGGGCGACCCACCACAGGCACTGAAAGAGCTGGGTATTGGCGCCATTCACTGGCTGCGGAATTCCAAAGAAGAACCCCTGCTTGATGGCCTTGATCCAAGTGCACTGGTCCTGCACTGGCACGGCGATCGCATCCGACTACCCCATGACGCCACCTTGCTTGGTTCGTCATTGCACTGCCCCGAACAGGTGTTCAGGATCGGCCGGCATGCCTTTGGCCTCCAGTGTCATCTCGAAATCTCAGGGCCAAACCTGGAGCGATGGATTCAATCCGACGCCGCTTACATCGTTAGCGCGATGGGGAGTAATGGAGCCAATCGACTCCGCAGTGACTGGGAGCAACTCGGCGGATATCTGCAACAGAGTGGAAGCCAGTTGTTCAGCAATATGTTCAATGAGCTACAAAACATCAGCAGCCACTGA
- a CDS encoding DUF5672 family protein yields MPQRLRSLELYRVNAFQAHCQIIKMQFLEPWVQSIQNKPTEDINMLPEIWSKENIGAIIIDDRPTPQLRACVLNTLLMGMRRWQVSVYTTSKALDAMKTLFKDLEPFVKINCLEQTDSEFGWNGYNQLLKNADFWQSLDHDKILIFQTDTLLIKPVDFEYFKYDYVGSPWAKNRYDSHSFPRYSKTLNRIEAAIESRIYCNSVPDGLINGNGGLSIRNPKLMAEICIKHSNKSPSDEAEDIFFAQHINSHSRAIAPPEIVESFCCETEYRGTCGAHAAWRYIDARDCAALYEEHCKHVMALVEASTTTTEN; encoded by the coding sequence ATGCCCCAACGCTTGAGAAGCTTAGAACTATACCGCGTGAACGCTTTCCAAGCTCACTGCCAAATCATCAAAATGCAGTTTCTCGAGCCTTGGGTTCAATCAATACAAAACAAACCGACCGAGGATATAAATATGCTCCCAGAAATTTGGTCCAAAGAGAACATTGGAGCAATCATCATTGATGATCGACCGACACCCCAATTAAGAGCCTGCGTTCTCAATACTTTATTAATGGGGATGCGACGGTGGCAAGTCTCTGTTTACACGACTTCCAAGGCACTGGATGCCATGAAGACCTTATTCAAGGATCTCGAACCATTCGTGAAAATCAATTGCCTTGAGCAAACTGATTCTGAATTTGGCTGGAACGGATACAATCAACTTTTGAAAAACGCCGATTTCTGGCAAAGCCTCGATCACGATAAAATTCTTATCTTTCAAACCGACACTTTGCTCATCAAACCTGTCGATTTCGAATATTTTAAATATGACTATGTTGGATCTCCTTGGGCTAAAAATCGCTATGACTCGCATTCATTCCCAAGGTATTCAAAGACATTAAATCGAATTGAAGCGGCTATAGAATCTCGCATCTATTGCAATTCCGTACCTGACGGACTGATCAACGGCAATGGTGGATTAAGCATCAGGAATCCAAAGCTTATGGCTGAGATATGCATCAAACACTCCAACAAATCCCCCTCGGATGAAGCTGAAGACATCTTTTTTGCACAGCACATCAACTCCCATAGTCGTGCCATTGCTCCACCAGAGATTGTAGAAAGCTTTTGTTGCGAGACGGAGTATCGGGGCACATGCGGAGCCCATGCAGCATGGCGATACATCGATGCAAGAGACTGCGCTGCTCTTTATGAAGAGCATTGCAAACATGTCATGGCACTGGTCGAAGCCTCGACAACCACGACAGAGAATTAA
- a CDS encoding DUF4278 domain-containing protein, whose amino-acid sequence MSALLYRGHTYNQHKDFVKKPTVQLTYRRQTYRARQAEARPIVVELKYRGVAYSH is encoded by the coding sequence ATGAGCGCACTTCTCTATCGCGGTCACACCTACAATCAGCACAAAGATTTTGTAAAAAAGCCAACTGTTCAACTCACCTATCGCAGGCAGACTTATCGGGCACGTCAGGCAGAGGCTCGCCCGATTGTGGTCGAGCTGAAATATCGGGGTGTAGCTTACAGCCACTGA
- a CDS encoding alpha-E domain-containing protein codes for MLSRVADSLYWINRYLERAENISRFLEVSEAMALDCPPGSAEPWLPLVDATGDRRSFDKAYPSGSSKDVIHFLLLDQDNRNSIVSCIAMARENARQIRDVITTEMWEQINDLHWSLQKGETIWEEPPQEQLRIIRRGCQIFYGITDATLSRDLSWLFSQLGRLMERADKTSRILDVKYFLLLPIPEEIGGVLDELQWITLLRTAGAYQMYRQSMQKGITPTSVAQFLLLDPIFPRSVRFCLQGISDTLQQIQTQPVLKQPDDLDCLRGQLLARWSYVRIDNLIENGLHEAIDQLQQDLNRLHGLIEKRYFMSTDFPRTSSESACALSSFTA; via the coding sequence GTGCTGAGCCGGGTCGCCGACTCCCTCTACTGGATCAATCGCTATCTGGAACGAGCAGAAAACATCTCGCGCTTTCTCGAGGTCAGCGAAGCGATGGCTCTCGACTGCCCTCCAGGCAGTGCCGAACCGTGGCTGCCTTTGGTGGATGCCACCGGCGACCGCCGCAGTTTCGACAAGGCTTATCCATCTGGATCATCCAAAGATGTCATCCACTTCCTGCTCCTGGATCAGGACAACCGCAACAGCATTGTGAGCTGCATCGCGATGGCTCGCGAGAACGCACGGCAGATCCGCGACGTCATCACCACGGAGATGTGGGAGCAGATCAATGATCTTCACTGGAGCCTGCAGAAAGGCGAAACGATCTGGGAGGAACCACCTCAGGAACAATTGAGGATCATCCGACGAGGCTGCCAGATCTTTTATGGCATCACTGATGCCACGCTCAGTCGCGATCTGAGCTGGTTATTCAGCCAGCTGGGACGACTCATGGAACGAGCGGATAAAACCTCTCGGATCCTCGATGTGAAGTACTTCCTGCTGTTGCCGATTCCCGAAGAGATCGGAGGAGTGCTCGACGAGCTGCAATGGATCACCCTGCTACGCACCGCCGGGGCTTATCAGATGTACAGACAAAGTATGCAGAAGGGAATCACACCAACATCCGTCGCCCAATTCCTGCTGCTCGATCCGATCTTTCCGCGATCGGTCCGGTTCTGCCTGCAAGGAATCAGCGACACGTTGCAACAGATCCAAACCCAACCGGTCTTGAAACAACCGGATGACCTGGATTGTTTGCGTGGTCAACTGCTTGCCCGCTGGAGCTACGTCCGAATCGACAACCTCATCGAAAACGGTCTTCACGAAGCGATCGATCAACTGCAGCAGGACCTCAATCGGCTCCATGGCCTCATCGAAAAGCGCTATTTCATGAGCACTGACTTTCCTCGCACATCATCTGAATCGGCATGCGCGCTTTCATCATTCACCGCTTGA
- a CDS encoding redox protein gives MFELLSFERFRDTPSVRFFDVTVETSNARDLVIHSGPAVSPPDDRETGAWQFYMHPNQEDNLLAASGGRTFYLVNLAWDQPFHIVRLDSGGDILRIPPRTFHRSISDQEGSVVLNQAVRKPGVSLVQEFRVYNSARIPSLMDATTTSAPKPQLHGVMPLPQAA, from the coding sequence ATGTTCGAACTGTTGTCCTTCGAGCGGTTTCGCGATACGCCATCCGTGCGTTTTTTTGACGTGACGGTCGAGACGTCCAATGCCCGCGATCTGGTCATTCACTCAGGCCCTGCAGTGAGTCCCCCGGATGACCGGGAGACGGGAGCCTGGCAGTTTTATATGCATCCCAATCAGGAAGACAATCTTTTGGCTGCCAGTGGAGGACGAACCTTTTATCTGGTCAATCTTGCCTGGGATCAGCCTTTTCATATCGTCCGGCTTGATAGCGGTGGTGACATCCTGCGTATCCCGCCGAGGACGTTTCACCGATCCATCTCCGATCAGGAGGGCTCTGTGGTGTTGAACCAGGCTGTTCGAAAGCCAGGAGTGTCTCTGGTGCAGGAATTCCGCGTGTACAACAGTGCACGGATTCCTTCGCTGATGGACGCAACGACGACTTCGGCTCCGAAACCGCAGCTGCATGGGGTCATGCCCTTGCCTCAAGCTGCCTGA
- a CDS encoding MFS transporter, translating to MLGELWSFQGRYRTLHLTWFAFFLTFVVWFNLAPLATTVKADLGLTVGQIRTVAICNVALTIPARVLIGMLLDKFGPRLTYSTLLVFSVIPCLMFASAQDFNQLVVARLLLSIVGAGFVIGIRMVAEWFPPKEIGLAEGIYGGWGNFGSAFSALSLVALAGFISFSGGFELPTGATLNWRGAIALTGIISAVYGVIYFFNVSDTPPGKEYQRPEKTAGLEVTSMRDFWGLLGMNVPFAAILCVLCWRLQKVGFLNTGTYLLALLAVLIWFIFQTWGIIRTNRDLIMGTKVYPKEDRYEFRQVAILELTYIVNFGSELAVVSMLPTFFETTFDLPKATAGILASCFAFVNLVARPAGGLISDKLGSRKNTMGFLTAGLGIGYLVMSLIKPGTFSGSTGIFIAVVITMLASFFVQSGEGATFALVPLVKRRVTGQVAGLVGAYGNVGAVTYLTIFSLLPLWMGGGKDPSPEVIAASNSAFFQILGIAGLIVAFFCFFFLKEPKGSFAELHEGESPSPSAPAMAR from the coding sequence ATGCTTGGCGAACTCTGGTCATTCCAGGGGAGATATCGAACACTCCATCTCACCTGGTTTGCATTCTTTTTAACTTTTGTCGTTTGGTTCAACCTGGCGCCACTGGCCACAACAGTGAAAGCTGATCTTGGCCTAACCGTCGGCCAGATCCGTACGGTTGCAATCTGCAATGTTGCGCTCACCATTCCCGCTCGTGTGCTGATTGGCATGTTGCTGGATAAATTCGGGCCTCGACTCACCTATTCCACCCTGCTGGTGTTCTCGGTGATTCCCTGCCTGATGTTTGCATCAGCACAGGATTTCAATCAACTGGTGGTGGCCCGTCTGCTGCTCTCCATCGTGGGCGCCGGCTTCGTGATCGGCATCCGCATGGTTGCCGAATGGTTCCCTCCCAAAGAGATCGGCCTGGCAGAGGGCATCTATGGCGGTTGGGGCAACTTCGGCTCAGCCTTCTCAGCACTGAGCCTGGTTGCGCTTGCTGGCTTTATTTCCTTCTCCGGGGGATTCGAACTGCCAACTGGTGCAACCCTGAACTGGAGAGGAGCGATTGCTTTAACGGGTATCATCTCCGCCGTTTATGGAGTGATTTACTTCTTCAACGTCAGCGATACCCCGCCAGGAAAAGAGTATCAACGTCCCGAGAAGACTGCAGGTCTTGAAGTCACGTCGATGAGGGATTTCTGGGGACTACTCGGCATGAATGTTCCCTTCGCCGCAATCCTCTGTGTTCTGTGTTGGAGACTTCAGAAAGTTGGATTCCTGAACACTGGAACTTATCTACTGGCCCTGCTGGCTGTTCTCATCTGGTTCATCTTTCAAACCTGGGGAATCATCCGAACCAACCGTGATCTGATCATGGGAACCAAGGTGTATCCCAAGGAAGATCGTTATGAGTTCCGTCAGGTGGCCATCCTCGAACTCACCTACATCGTGAACTTCGGTTCTGAGCTGGCTGTTGTTTCGATGCTGCCAACATTCTTTGAAACCACTTTCGACCTGCCGAAGGCGACAGCTGGAATCCTGGCCTCCTGTTTCGCTTTCGTGAATTTAGTGGCGAGACCGGCCGGCGGATTGATTTCCGACAAGCTCGGCAGCCGAAAAAACACCATGGGCTTTCTCACAGCCGGACTGGGCATCGGCTATCTGGTGATGAGCCTGATCAAACCAGGCACATTCAGCGGTTCCACAGGCATCTTCATTGCTGTGGTGATCACCATGCTTGCTTCCTTCTTCGTTCAATCCGGGGAAGGCGCAACATTCGCCCTCGTACCGCTGGTGAAGCGTCGCGTAACGGGTCAGGTGGCAGGCCTGGTTGGTGCCTACGGCAATGTCGGCGCCGTGACTTACCTCACCATTTTCAGCCTGCTGCCGCTCTGGATGGGTGGAGGCAAAGATCCTTCCCCTGAGGTGATTGCAGCCTCCAACAGTGCCTTCTTCCAGATTCTGGGCATCGCAGGACTGATCGTGGCTTTCTTCTGCTTCTTCTTCCTCAAGGAACCCAAAGGATCCTTCGCTGAGTTGCACGAGGGCGAAAGTCCATCGCCATCCGCGCCTGCGATGGCTCGCTGA
- a CDS encoding glycosyltransferase family 4 protein — MADLVLIKHNYIKVKLPKGPLSLNHVAIFHPPGRLVDVNNPFGKDIANAALYRALVRWGDFEKVHILNQINVSSDDLREDLYARDLESTDILSVPTSEIEALKSSGILLRGQPYLSELAWLRRSQCSDSDFSLAGLIHTVAPAQIRERIGQSLFAPVQSWDALICTSPAVQDNVGRLFDAYEEYVLERFGGRCIQRPQLPLIPLAVDLPERSSGVSLEFASLFRSKLQVESDDIVVLWVGRLSFFEKAFPQSMFLALEQAASQTSKTVHFLMVGWFPRGDSDYSLYLEAAQKLAPNVKVSFLDGNQPKVVSAAWNLADIFLSLVDNIQETFGLTPLEAMASGLPVVASDWDGYRMTIRDGVDGFLIPTLFPDLQDLGVLLANSHALELMAYQDYVGSLAQHTSVDVKLASRALLSLIESPSLRKKMGEAGRARVETTFSWPVVVSQYRELFSELDAYRQHYQLEHAHSESRPARVHPSRGNPFVDFLAFASSSLGDDDFVQCRVEPDQWLFVWDQLQDVKLNSVYPSFRLNQQELMLLRSHLHRKTCCSVRELKDLFLPSRSEHVLLTLSWLCKYGLLSIPS; from the coding sequence GTGGCCGATCTGGTGCTGATCAAGCATAATTACATTAAAGTAAAGCTTCCAAAGGGTCCTTTGTCGTTGAATCATGTAGCCATTTTTCATCCTCCAGGGCGCTTGGTGGATGTCAATAATCCTTTTGGTAAGGATATCGCCAACGCAGCCTTGTATCGAGCTTTGGTGCGCTGGGGAGATTTCGAAAAAGTTCATATCCTTAACCAGATTAATGTTTCTTCGGATGATCTTCGTGAGGATTTGTATGCTCGTGATCTCGAGAGTACTGATATTCTCTCGGTGCCAACCAGTGAGATCGAAGCGCTTAAATCATCGGGAATTTTGCTTCGCGGTCAACCTTATCTCAGTGAGCTTGCCTGGTTGAGACGATCTCAATGTTCGGATTCAGATTTTAGTCTTGCAGGCTTAATTCATACGGTTGCACCAGCTCAGATACGCGAGCGTATTGGTCAGTCGTTGTTTGCGCCTGTTCAGTCATGGGATGCCTTGATCTGCACATCACCTGCAGTGCAGGACAATGTTGGGCGTCTTTTTGATGCCTATGAGGAATATGTTCTTGAGCGGTTTGGAGGTCGTTGCATTCAACGTCCTCAGTTGCCATTGATTCCTCTGGCCGTTGATCTTCCCGAACGTTCTTCAGGTGTGTCGCTCGAGTTTGCTTCTCTGTTCAGATCAAAATTGCAGGTTGAATCCGACGATATTGTTGTGTTGTGGGTTGGAAGGCTTTCTTTTTTCGAAAAGGCATTTCCTCAGAGTATGTTTCTTGCCCTTGAACAAGCAGCATCGCAGACATCTAAGACTGTGCATTTCTTGATGGTTGGATGGTTTCCTCGAGGTGATAGTGACTACAGTCTTTATTTAGAGGCTGCTCAAAAATTAGCACCCAATGTAAAAGTATCATTTCTTGATGGTAATCAGCCAAAAGTGGTTTCTGCTGCCTGGAATCTTGCTGATATCTTTTTGTCTCTAGTTGATAATATTCAGGAGACTTTCGGTTTAACTCCCCTTGAGGCGATGGCTTCAGGATTGCCAGTTGTTGCCAGCGACTGGGATGGCTACCGGATGACAATTCGTGATGGAGTTGATGGTTTTCTCATTCCTACGTTGTTTCCAGATTTGCAGGATCTGGGTGTGTTACTGGCAAACAGTCATGCGCTTGAGCTCATGGCATATCAAGATTATGTTGGTTCTTTAGCGCAGCACACTTCTGTCGATGTGAAGCTTGCTTCTCGTGCGCTTCTTTCTCTTATTGAATCACCATCCTTGCGTAAAAAGATGGGGGAAGCCGGTCGTGCCAGGGTCGAAACAACTTTTTCCTGGCCTGTGGTTGTTAGTCAATATAGAGAATTGTTCTCAGAGCTTGACGCATATCGTCAACATTATCAGCTCGAACATGCTCATTCAGAGTCCAGGCCTGCCAGAGTTCATCCTTCCCGTGGAAATCCATTTGTCGACTTCCTGGCGTTCGCTTCTTCCAGTCTTGGTGATGATGATTTTGTTCAATGTCGTGTTGAACCCGATCAGTGGTTATTCGTTTGGGATCAGCTTCAGGATGTGAAGCTCAACAGCGTTTACCCTAGTTTTCGTTTAAATCAGCAAGAGCTGATGCTCCTGAGATCACATTTGCATCGTAAGACCTGTTGTTCTGTTCGTGAATTGAAGGATCTGTTTCTGCCATCGCGCAGTGAACACGTTTTGCTGACGCTTAGTTGGCTTTGTAAGTATGGACTTCTATCAATTCCCTCATGA
- a CDS encoding molybdenum cofactor guanylyltransferase gives MSRRLLGVVLAGGASRRMGADKALLTHPDGSSWLEAQVQLVRSAGLDVCVMTGHDTHHALLSTRKGVTVQAEPWQPAGPLWALSCVLHDRDDEALLTLPVDMPGLRLDALQQLILRWRQQPARALVADDGSRLQHLFGIYPCGASYRKALDDELTEGKGRWREWLGCIPHDTLKLPPDQLVNVNRPLDLKALTG, from the coding sequence ATGTCTCGTCGTCTTCTGGGCGTTGTTCTTGCCGGTGGTGCCAGTCGTCGCATGGGTGCCGACAAAGCTTTGCTGACCCATCCGGATGGATCGAGCTGGCTTGAGGCTCAGGTCCAGTTGGTGCGCTCAGCGGGTCTTGATGTGTGTGTGATGACGGGTCATGACACGCATCACGCGTTGCTCAGCACGCGCAAGGGAGTGACTGTTCAAGCGGAGCCCTGGCAGCCTGCAGGCCCCCTCTGGGCTTTGAGCTGTGTTCTGCATGATCGTGATGATGAAGCGCTGCTCACACTGCCTGTGGATATGCCGGGCCTACGTCTGGATGCATTGCAGCAATTGATCCTTCGCTGGAGACAGCAGCCAGCCAGGGCGCTTGTTGCCGATGACGGCTCCAGGCTCCAGCACCTCTTTGGGATCTATCCGTGCGGTGCTTCGTATCGCAAGGCGCTTGATGACGAGCTGACGGAGGGGAAGGGCCGTTGGCGCGAGTGGCTTGGGTGCATTCCTCATGACACGCTGAAATTACCTCCTGATCAGCTGGTCAATGTCAATCGGCCCCTTGATCTGAAAGCGTTGACTGGATGA
- a CDS encoding transglutaminase family protein, producing the protein MRAFIIHRLSYRYEAPVNLGDHRLCLKPRGQGFQTLLHHELIVLPEPHLQREVLTASGDEVQRLNFVGSTNQLCFEARSQVQTRPAPSLELCFNDLEPPLPYPRGQLNVDLLGALEGWLPNGQHEPSAIDLTQEALMGSNQQMLAFLNHLLELIQERVMYTQRHVGPAWTAGRTLRERIGSCRDLAMLMVACCRVAGLPARFVSGYQIQQPAPEKYDLHAWAEVYLPGAGWRGFDPSAGHEVNERYVVLATSSKPELTAAVSGTFSGPPNTDSELSWTINVEEETSETTSQSLIQAA; encoded by the coding sequence ATGCGCGCTTTCATCATTCACCGCTTGAGCTATCGCTACGAGGCGCCAGTTAATCTCGGCGATCACAGGCTTTGCCTCAAGCCCCGGGGGCAGGGTTTCCAGACATTGCTGCACCATGAACTCATCGTTTTGCCTGAGCCCCATCTGCAACGTGAGGTGCTCACTGCCAGTGGCGATGAGGTCCAGCGACTCAACTTTGTCGGCAGCACCAATCAGTTGTGTTTCGAAGCCCGAAGCCAGGTGCAGACACGCCCTGCTCCATCTCTGGAACTCTGCTTTAACGACCTCGAGCCACCGCTGCCCTATCCCCGTGGCCAGCTGAATGTTGACCTGCTGGGAGCGCTGGAGGGCTGGCTGCCCAATGGCCAGCACGAACCCTCTGCCATTGACCTGACCCAGGAGGCACTGATGGGTAGCAACCAGCAAATGCTGGCCTTTCTCAACCATTTGCTGGAGCTGATTCAGGAGCGGGTGATGTATACACAACGGCACGTTGGTCCGGCATGGACGGCAGGCCGCACACTTCGGGAACGAATCGGTTCTTGCCGTGATCTGGCGATGTTGATGGTGGCCTGCTGTCGCGTTGCGGGACTGCCGGCTCGCTTCGTAAGCGGTTATCAGATTCAGCAACCGGCACCGGAGAAGTACGACCTGCATGCCTGGGCTGAGGTCTACCTTCCAGGAGCAGGGTGGCGAGGATTCGACCCAAGCGCCGGTCACGAGGTCAACGAGCGCTATGTGGTCTTGGCCACATCGTCGAAGCCCGAGCTCACGGCAGCAGTGAGTGGAACATTCAGTGGTCCACCTAACACCGACAGCGAACTCAGCTGGACGATCAACGTCGAGGAAGAGACCAGCGAAACGACTTCGCAGTCCTTGATTCAGGCAGCTTGA